One window from the genome of Holophagales bacterium encodes:
- a CDS encoding glycosyltransferase has translation MGPLRMKAVWRGTASQRGGGFFADVLPLLYRALPLWRLGERMRGGDCLALSADPLILYVPDWVLDDVPGALLPVFRQYRHDPVTLLVELSWAHDDASQLDRLARWKAQHGLRHPRHRMLFLANTEAEHRMMTARGLGSAWVSRNVFADPGTYRPLPVSGKPFDAVYDARVCPFKRHALAAGIERLALVAVRVEDHHDESYVRSVKEALPQAHWFNDPLAPDYRSLDGAEIAGAINQARVGLCLSAVEGAMLASIQYLLAGLPVVSTESRGGRDAFFDPDYVRIVADDPASVAAGVREMASCPVPAEEIRRRTLERIEPHKTRLFELLDVICATEGRPAIPRSRWSSWMSPQLTRMVAPAGIRTRIEDARRSSGDA, from the coding sequence GTGGGTCCTCTGCGAATGAAGGCGGTCTGGCGTGGCACCGCGTCGCAGCGCGGAGGGGGGTTCTTCGCCGACGTCCTGCCCCTGCTCTACCGCGCGCTCCCGCTCTGGCGGCTGGGGGAGCGGATGCGGGGCGGCGACTGCCTCGCCCTCTCGGCCGACCCGCTGATCCTCTACGTTCCCGACTGGGTGCTCGACGACGTGCCCGGCGCTCTCCTGCCGGTCTTCCGGCAGTACCGTCACGACCCGGTCACCCTGCTCGTGGAGCTCTCGTGGGCCCACGACGACGCCTCGCAGCTCGACAGGCTCGCGCGGTGGAAGGCGCAGCACGGGCTGCGCCACCCGCGCCACCGGATGCTCTTTCTCGCCAACACCGAGGCCGAGCACCGCATGATGACGGCCCGCGGGCTCGGCTCGGCCTGGGTGAGCCGCAACGTCTTCGCGGACCCCGGGACCTACCGGCCCCTGCCCGTGTCCGGGAAGCCCTTCGACGCCGTCTACGACGCACGGGTCTGCCCGTTCAAGCGGCACGCTCTCGCCGCCGGGATCGAGCGTCTCGCGCTCGTCGCGGTCCGGGTCGAGGATCACCACGACGAGTCCTACGTCCGCTCGGTGAAGGAGGCTCTCCCGCAGGCGCACTGGTTCAACGACCCGCTCGCACCGGACTACCGCAGCCTCGACGGGGCGGAGATTGCCGGAGCGATCAACCAGGCGCGGGTCGGCCTCTGCCTCTCCGCCGTCGAGGGCGCCATGCTCGCGAGCATCCAGTACCTGCTGGCGGGCCTCCCCGTGGTCTCGACCGAGAGCCGCGGTGGACGGGACGCGTTCTTCGACCCCGACTACGTCCGGATCGTCGCCGACGACCCCGCGTCCGTCGCGGCGGGCGTGAGGGAGATGGCCTCGTGCCCGGTGCCCGCCGAGGAGATCCGGCGCCGGACGCTCGAGAGGATCGAGCCGCACAAGACCCGGCTGTTCGAGCTCCTCGACGTGATCTGCGCCACCGAGGGGAGGCCCGCGATTCCACGGTCCCGGTGGTCCTCCTGGATGTCGCCCCAGCTCACCCGGATGGTCGCGCCGGCCGGGATCCGGACGCGTATCGAGGACGCCCGGAGGTCCTCCGGCGATGCCTGA
- a CDS encoding ABC transporter ATP-binding protein, producing MPEGRLRTLVSSSAWALRRTWRVHRGLTSTLVAAAFVRSLVPAGVVLAARGLINAVSAGLGGGTGGLPALVPWLLLGVGCTVLEALARAVHDFASQRLQGELTVSLTDEILGHAARLEPAHFEDPRFQDLLEQARRDTAGSFGKFLQGALGACAEGVRIVSLTAVLVYIEPLVAFALLLVGVPFLLAKWRFARMRYEEEQQRTTSRRWISYFVSLLVDARTVPEVRILGIGPHLVGRFRTIAEGFRSRDARLHRLVLAGDSVFIAVSVTAFWAAFVWVAVGALRGTETIGDVAVFGGVTARMSFAIEAGRGRLHRRPREHPLHLQPPGVPEARAAARRRK from the coding sequence ATGCCTGAGGGGCGCCTCCGCACGCTCGTCTCCAGCTCGGCCTGGGCCCTTCGCAGGACCTGGCGCGTCCACAGGGGGCTGACGTCGACGCTCGTCGCGGCCGCGTTCGTCAGGAGCCTCGTCCCGGCCGGAGTCGTCCTCGCCGCGCGCGGACTGATCAACGCCGTCTCCGCTGGCCTCGGCGGCGGGACGGGCGGACTGCCGGCCCTCGTCCCGTGGCTCCTCCTCGGCGTCGGCTGCACGGTGCTCGAGGCCCTGGCCCGGGCGGTCCACGATTTCGCGAGCCAGCGCCTCCAGGGCGAGCTCACGGTGTCGCTGACCGACGAGATCCTCGGCCACGCGGCCCGCCTCGAGCCGGCGCACTTCGAGGACCCCCGCTTCCAGGACCTCCTCGAGCAGGCGCGGCGGGACACGGCGGGGAGCTTCGGGAAGTTCCTCCAGGGCGCCCTCGGGGCCTGTGCGGAGGGCGTCCGGATCGTGTCGCTGACGGCCGTCCTCGTCTACATCGAGCCGCTCGTCGCCTTCGCGCTGCTCCTGGTCGGCGTCCCGTTCCTCCTCGCCAAGTGGCGCTTCGCCCGGATGCGATACGAGGAGGAGCAGCAGAGGACGACGAGCCGCCGCTGGATCTCCTACTTCGTCTCCCTCCTCGTCGACGCGCGCACCGTTCCGGAGGTCCGCATCCTCGGCATCGGACCTCACCTCGTCGGGCGGTTCCGCACGATCGCGGAGGGCTTCCGCTCGCGCGACGCCCGGCTGCACCGTCTCGTCCTCGCGGGAGACTCGGTCTTCATCGCCGTGTCGGTCACCGCCTTCTGGGCCGCGTTCGTCTGGGTCGCGGTCGGCGCCCTCCGCGGGACGGAGACGATCGGCGACGTCGCCGTCTTCGGGGGCGTGACCGCGAGGATGAGCTTCGCCATCGAGGCAGGCCGTGGCCGCCTTCACCGGCGCCCTCGAGAGCACCCTCTTCATCTCCAACCTCCTGGCGTTCCTGAGGCTCGAGCCGCCGCGCGGCGCCGGAAGTGA